A segment of the Streptomyces sp. NBC_00376 genome:
GCTCGGAGGACGCGCGGTTCGAGTCGGCGGAGTTCCCGCGCCCGATCGCGGCGTACGCCTACCGGACCGTGGAGAAGGACGCCAGCATCTGCCAGGACGCCGGCACGTACAACGTCCTGATCGAGCGGGAGAGCAAGGAGACCTCCGCCCCCGACGAGTGGGACCTGGAGCTGCGCTACGAGTCGGAGCCGCAGCTGAAGTCGGCCGGTTCGATGCCGACCGACGCGCCGGAGAACTGGCCGTCGGCCTCGCCCGTGCCGCCCACCACCGCCCCGCAGAAGCGGTCGGGCGGCACCAGTTACTACGACGCGACGGGTCTGGAGACCGGCGAGTGGAAGGAGGAGGGCGGCATCAAGCCGGGACAGACCCTCTTCTACCGGGTGCCGGTGGACTGGGGGCAGCAGGTCTTCGCCACCGCCACCCTGAGCAACGACAACGCCTCGGACGAATACGTCGGCAACGCGCTCGCGCTGTCCCTGGACAACCCGGCGCACGGCCACGTCGACTCCGCGATGCCGCTCTCGTACTCCGGCAAGCCCACGTCCGTCTCGCTGGACCCGCTGCCCCCGGTGGCCTACGAGAACCGGTACGACTCCAACAGCAGCGTCAGCGCCATGCGGTTCGCCGGCTGGTACTACCTGTCGGTGACGCTCAGCCCGCAGATCGCGAAGTCGTACGGCAGGAACGGGATTCCGCTGACCCTCAGGGTCAAGGTCGAAGGGAAGGCCGGGCAGTCGCCGTACGCGGGGGACGCCGGGGACTTCTCGGTCACGCAGGACGACAGGGACGACGCGAGGAATGGCAGGAGCGGCCCGCAGGCCGCCAAGAGCGACCGGATGACGATGGTTGCCGTGGCCGGGATCGGCGCGGGTTCGGTGCTGGTGCTCGGGCTCGGGGTGTGGACGCTGCTGGCCCGGCGCCGCGCTGCCACCGCCCCGGCAGCCCCGGTCGACGGCGGTCAGCCGTACGGGGGTCCGCCGCAGACCTGGTAGCCGCGACTGCCGGGCCCGACCCCCGTACGGCGGGGCTCGGGCCGCAGGGCTCGAGCCGTCGGGTTGGGGCCGTCGGGCTCAGCTCTGGGTCAGCGCCCAGATGCCCACCGCGAAACAGAGCAATGCCACCAGCAGTACCGGGACCGCCACCTTCGGGGACGGTCCCGGACGCCTTTGCGGGGTGTGCGCCGGAGCAGGCGCCGGTGGGTGCGCCTGCGCCACTGCCTGCGGCTGTCCGACGGTGTACGCACGGGTGAGCGCCGGTTCGTGCTGCACGGCGGCCGTGGGCGCCTGCGAGGGCTCCGGGGCGGGAGTGGCGTACGGGGGCGCCGCCTGCGCCGGGAGCGGGGTGTGAGGCGTGACCGGATGCGCCTGCTGGGGGGGCGGTGTGGGCTGCTGCGGAGGCGGCGGGAGGTGGAAGCTGCCCGTCTCCGACATCGGGACCGGCGGCTGGGCGTAGGGCTGCTGGGCGGCTTGCGCGTGCTGGGCCTGTTGGGCCTGCTGTTCCTGTTGGACGGGGGCCGGGGCCGGTCCGTCGGGGCCGAAACCGGCGGGCAGCGGCCCGAGTTGGTCGAAGACCTCGACCGGTTCGTCCTCGGCCCCGGGCTCCGCCAGCATCTCGACCGCCGCCGTCAGCGCCTTGCGCGCACCCGTGGCCGTACGGAAGCGGGCCTGCGGATCCGGCTGCAACAGCCCCGCGAGGACCTGCCACAACGGCTCGGGAATCCCCTCCGGGGCGGAGGGCGTGCCGTGCAAGGCGAAGTGCTCGACGAGCGCCTGCGCGTCGGGCTTCCTGCCCTGGAGCAGATAGAGCGCGACAAGACCGACCGCGAACAGGTCCGCGGGGAAATCGGGTTCCGCGCCCATCATTTGCTCGGGCGCGAAGTAACCCGGCGTACCCACCACATAGTTGGTCTCGGTGAGGCGCGGCTCTCCCTTGCGCATGGAGATGCCGAAGTCGGACAGCCGCAGATGCGGCCGTCCGGTACCGGTCGCCTCCATCAGGATGTTGGCCGGCTTGATGTCCCGGTGCACGACGCCCTCCGCATGCACCGTGGACAGCCCGGACAGCAGCTGGTCGAGGAGCGTGCAGACGAACCGGGGCGGCAGCGGCCCGTAGTCGCCTATGACGTGCGCCAGCGAACCGCCGCTCACCAGATCCATGGTGAACAGGACCTTGTCGTCGTCCGCCGCCCAGCTGGCCGGGGCGAGCACATGCGGATGCTCGATCCGCAGCGCCTGCTCGCGGACGAAGCGCAGCAGTGTGTGCGCGTCGCTCTGCTGGAGGACCTTGGCCGCCACATAGCGGCGGCGCCGGTGGTCCCAGGCCCGCCAGACGGCGCCGACCCCACCACGTCCGATCGGATCGATCAGTTCGTACCGACCGGCGAAGACCTCACCCATTGCGCTGTGCCCGCTCCCAGTTCCTGTTTCGGCCCGTGGCCGGCTTCTCGGGGACAGTGCCCGGCCCTGATCCGCCGGGCAGGCCCTTGGCTCCGGTGCCCCTAGCTCTGGTGCCCCTCGTAGTGCGCCACCGCGTCCGCGGTGCGCCCGGCGCCGTACACCCTGAGGAACTCTGCCAGTTCCGGGTGGGTCGGGGCGAGGGAGTCGGCGGCATCGATGATGTCACCGGCGGCAGCGACCGACCGCATCAGCGACTGGATCTCGCGGACCACGCGCCGGACGGTGGGGGCACCGCCGGTCTGGGAGGTCTGGCCGGTGCTGGTCAGGACGGAGCCGCCCTGGGACTTCTTGATCTCTTCCATGCGGTCGGTGGCCTCGCCCGCGCTGACGCTGCCGTCCGCGACCTGACCGGCCAGCTCCTGGAGCGCCTGGACCCGCTGGACGACCGCGGGGTTGCCGATCTTCGCCCGCTGGCCGCTCATCAGCTGGGAGAGCATGGGGGCGGACAGCCCGAGGACGGCGGCGAGCCTGGCCTGGTTCAGGCCGAGATCATCGATCAGGCGGCGGAAGAGCGCGCCGAGAGGCTCTCCGTACCAACTGCGCTGAAGCTCTCTGGCTCTGGCCGTTGCCTCTTGCTGCGCTGCGTCCATGGCGTCTCCCCTTCGCTGCGGCTTCGCTGCTGCGAACCTTGTCGAGCATCCTACGGAGAGTGGTCGCCGACCGGGAGCCCCCATATTTTTGCAGGTTTCCGGGGGGTACCCGGTACTGTTGTCCGCAGCGGTGGCCAAGACGCCGGAGCGTCCGGGGCTGCCTGTTGTTCGGGGCCTTAGCTCAGTTGGTAGAGCGCTGCCTTTGCAAGGCAGATGTCAGGAGTTCGAATCTCCTAGGCTCCACGTGATAAATGCCCTCCGATCTGCGAAAACGCAGCATCGGAGGGCATTTTCGTATCTGTCGGGGGCATGCCCGGCCCCGTCTCCCGCCGCTGAGCCGTTCTCGACCTGGCCCGAGTGGGGCACGGGGATCGTGCAGGTGACCCTGGACGGGCCGTTCGCGGCGGGTACGACGGGGACGATGACGCCCGAGGGGCAGGACCCGCTGCCCTTCACCCTCACGGAGGCCGTGCCGGGCGAAGGCGGACGGTGCGGCGAAGCCCGGGGTTCTGGGGGCCACTGCCTCCGCGTCGGCGGGTGACGCGTCGGGCACGCCGCACGGCTCCAGGGGCCTGCGCCACTGAACCTGCCCAGCGGCACGGAAAACCGAACCCGCGCCGGAGACCACGTGATCGAGGTCTTCCGGCGCGGGTTCGTCGTACGGGAGCCGGCCCAGGAACGGGTTTCAGGCACGGGCTCGGGGGGGTGCCTCTATGTCCTTCGTCAAGGTGTGACCGTGTGCCGCAGTCGGCGACTCTTGAGCACCCCGGCAACCATTCCGGCTCGGCGGGGGTCCTCCATACCAGGCCCCGCTCGGGGCCATCGACGCAAGGGGGAGGAGCGTCATGGGGGTCCGCAGGGCAGCGAAAGGCGTCGGCGAGTTCCTGGTCGAGACGGTGGGAGAAGCCGTCGCCGAGGTGATCCTCAGCCTGCTCGCCTGTGCCCTGCTCGGCTGCCTGGCTCTGATCGCCTACCTGAGCTGGTCCCTCAGCCCGCGCTTCACCATCGCGGGGGCTGGGCTGCTCAGTCTCCTCCTCGCCCACGGCGCCTGGCAGACCTTCCGCACCCCCGCGAAGGGGCGCCGTCGGGGCCTCGCCGCCCTGACCGCTGTCGGGTTCACCGTGACCGCCATGACGGCCCTCTTCCTGCTGCTCTACTCCACAGGATGCGACTGCCTGTGAGGCCGTTTGGTTCAGCTACGCAAGTCCGAGGCCGGTCATGCGGTAGCTGTTTCGGGGACTCGTGACTCGTAGAAGGTGCCGTCGCGGAGCATGGCGAACAGAACGCTGATGCGTTGGCGGGCGAGGCGGAGGAGGGCCTGGGTGTGGGTTTTGCCGCGGGCGCGTTGCTTGTCGTAGTAGGTGCGGGAGGCGGGGTCGGCGTTCATGCAGGCGAAGGCGGAGAGGAACATGGCGCGTTTGAGCTGGCGGTTGCCGCCTCGGGGCGCGTGTTCGCCGTGGATCGAGGTGCCCGACGACTTCGTGGTCGGGGCGAGTCCGGCGTAGGAGGCCAGGTGGGCGGCGCTCGGGAAGCTGGTGCCGTCGCCGACGGTGACCAGCAGGACTGCGGCGGTCCTGACACCGACGCCGGGCATCGACGTCAGGACCTTGGAAAGAGGGTGGGCCTCCAGCAGGCTGTTGATCTGGGCTTCCATCGCCCGGCGCTGGGTGTGGACGGCGGTGAGCTGGCCGGCCAGGGAAGGGATCACGATGTCCAGGGTGCCGGTCCCGGGGACGACGACGGTCTGCTCGTCCAGGGCGTCGAAGACCTCGTCGATCAGCCGGGTGGCCATGCGCGGGGCCTTCGGGCGGATCAGCTCCACGAGTCTGCGGCGTCCGGCTTTGCGCAGGGCGGCCGGGGATCCGTAGCGTTCCAGCAGCCAGGTCACGGCCTGGTGGTCGAGGCGGGGGCCGAGGACGCGTTCCAGGCTGGGGTGGAACTGGGTGAGCAGGCCGCGTATCCGGTTGGAGGTGCGGGTGGCCTCGGCGGCGAGGTCCTGGTCGAAGCCGGTCAGCACGGTCAGCTCTGCGGTGATCTCGTCGGTGAGTTCCAGCGAGCGCAGGGTGTGCGGCATCGTCCGTGCGGCGTCCGCGATCACGGCCGCGTCCTTCGCGTCGGTCTTGGCCTCGCCGGGGTAGAGGTCGGCGATCCGGCGCATGGCCAGGCCGGGCAGGTAGGCGACGCGGCAGCCGGCGTCGCGGGCGACGGTCAACGGCAGGGCGCCGATGGAGGCGGGCTGGTCCACGATGACCAGGACGGTGCCGAACTTCGCGGTCAGCTTCTCGAACACGGCCCGCAGCTTCGGCTCGCTGTTGGGCAGCGGCTTGTCGAAGACCTTCTTCCCGGCTGGGGTCAGCCCGTGGCCGTGGTGAGCGGACTTTCCGACGTCCAGGCCGAGGAACACACCCACGTCTTCGATCTCGAACATCGTGCCCTTTCGGGGGTGTTGGCGGTGCCGGCCTCGGCTCGGGTGTCGTGCTCGCGCATCCACGTTATGCAGACCTGCCGCCCGCGAACCGTCCGGCGTTGCGCCGGACCGGGCGGTGGCCGGACCTCTGATCAGCGTCTCCGACGAACACCCCCGGACTCGGTGACACCACCCCCCAGGTCATCCCGTCGACAGGGGGACACAGTCATGCCGGGCCCGGAGGCCAGCGGCCCTCTTGCAGGACCGCGAAAAAGATAACGGGGGCTGGTCCGGGGGCTTGGTCCGGGTGCCGGCTCAGTGGCGGTCGTCCGGGTTGGTGCCGTCCGGGCCCTCCGAGCCGTCCGTCCCGTCCGCCTCCGCCTCGGCCTGCCTGGCCCGGACCTCGGAGTCGAGCGAGCTCGGGCCGCTGCCGTCGACCGAGGTCAGCGGTGCACGGTCGGAGACCTCGGTGGCGGCGGGCGGTTCGACCAGCCAGTCGGGGTTGGCCTGCTTGTCCCACCACCGCCAGACGGCATAGACGCCGCCCGCTACGAGGCCGGCCACGACGAGCCCCTTGAACAGCCGGCCGGCCCGCGCCCGCCGCTCATGCTTCCGGGCCAGCTGCCGGATCTCCTCGGCCGTGACCTGGCTGCGCAGTGCGGCCAGTGCGGCGGCGCTGCGGGCCGTGGCCTCCTCGGCCACCGGCTGGGCGACGGCCATCGCGTGCTCGACGCGCGGCACCGTGTAGTCCGCTGCGGTCCGGGCCGCCTGGCGGGTACGGAGTGCGGCGCGCCGGCCGACCTCGTCGACCTTGGGCGGCACATGAGTCAGGGCGAGTTCGATACGCGGTGCCAGATGCGCGTCGTACTGGACGCGGGCCTGCTGGGCCGCCTTGGACACCTTCGGCGCGAGCCGCGTGCGGGCCTCGTGCGCGAGATGTGCGGCCTGGTCCTTGGCCGTGTCGGCGTAGGGCGCCACCACTTCCGCGGCGTGCTGCACGCTGTCCTTCGCCGAGTCGGTTGCGGCGCGCACGCTGTCGATGCGGGTCACGGGATCCTCCTCCTTGGTGGCGGGTAGACACTCCGCCTTTCCACCCATTTCGAGATCATGCCCGCTGAATTCCTGTCTGGCATGCGGGGCGGGCATCCGGGTCATTCAGGTCGTGAGTGACGCCTTGGGCAACGCGGTGCAAGGGGAGCTTGTCGATGACAATGCCACGGTTCGTCCCGGATCGCGCCGCTTCGTCACGCACTTGGCCGCATTTGTTGCGGCGGGCTGTGGGCCGTGGGCTGCCGCATGCGGAAATGGGGCAGGTAGGTGAGCGTCACGCGCCCTCCGGTCGCGGCCGGGCGCCGGAACGTACGGTCCGTGCGAGGATCGGTGGACGTCACCGACGACCCAACGTCACCGAAGAAGACTCAACGTCACCGAAGACTTACGGAAGGCAGATCGTGGCTGAGCAGCTTTACGCCACCTTGAAGACCAACCAGGGCGACATCGAAGTCCGGCTCCTGCCGAACCACGCGCCCAAGACGGTCAAGAACTTCGTCGAGCTCGCCAAGGGCGAGCGCGAGTGGGTGCACCCCGAGACCGGTCAGAAGTCGACGGACAAGCTGTACGACGGCACCGTCTTCCACCGTGTCATCAGCGGCTTCATGATCCAGGGCGGTGACCCGCTCGGCAACGGCACCGGTGGCCCGGGGTACGAGTTCGCGGACGAGTTCCACCCCGACCTCGCCTTCAACAAGCCGTACCTGCTGGCCATGGCCAACGCCGGTCCGGGCACCAACGGCTCGCAGTTCTTCGTGACCGTTTCGCCGACCGCCTGGCTGACCGGCAAGCACACCATCTTCGGCGAGGTCACCAACGACGCCAGCAAGAAGGTCGTGGACGCCATCGCCGCCACCCCGACCAACGCCCGCACCGACCGCCCGGTGCAGGACGTCGTGATCGAGTCGGTCGTCATCGAGACCCGTTGATCACCTGTGGTCATCGGCTGATCACACGCTGATGGCCCGTTCGGGAACCAACCGCCCTGCCCGTCCGTACTGATAAATAGCGGACGAGCAGGGCGGCGTCGTGCGTGCCGTGCCCGTCATGACCAGGACCGAAGGGACCGGGAAGCGATGGGACCGATGGACCAGCAGCCGCCGGGAGGCGGTGACCAGTCCGCCGCCGCGGACGGCTCGCTCAGCTGCTACCGCCACTCCGGTCGCGAGGCGAACATCCGCTGCACCCGCTGCGAGCGCCCGATCTGCCCCGAGTGCATGATCGACGCCTCGGTCGGCTTCCAGTGCCCGGACTGTGTACGCCACGGTTCGGGTACGGGGCACGGACCGGCCGCCGGACGGCCGCGTACCGTCGCGGGCGGCGGCATTACCGCCGATCCCCGCCTCGTCACCAAGATCCTGCTCGCCATCAATGTCGCCGTGTACCTCGCGGTGCTGGCGAGGGGCACCGCGCTGGTGGACGAGCTGATGCTGCTCGGCCGGGCCCCGACCCACTACGGCGGTCCGCTCGAAGGCGTCGCGGCGGGCGAGTGGTACCGACTGGTGACGTCGATGTTCCTGCACCAGGAGGTGTGGCACATCGCGTTCAACATGCTGGGGCTGTGGTGGCTCGGCGGGCCGCTGGAAGCGGCGCTCGGCCGCGCCCGCTACCTCACGCTGTACATGGTCTCCGGCCTGGCCGGCAGTGCTCTCACCTACTGGCTCTCCGCGCCCGAGCAGGGTTCGCTCGGAGCCTCCGGGGCGATCTTCGGACTGCTGGGCGCCACCGCCGTGCTCATGCGCCGGCTCAACTACGACATGCGCCCGGTCCTCGCGCTGCTCGCGGTGAACCTGGTCATCACCTTCAACCCCTGGGGCGGGATCGCCTGGCAGGCGCATGTCGGCGGTCTGGTCGCGGGCACGCTGATGGCGATCGGCATGGTGCACGCCCCCCGAGAGCGGCGTGCGCTGGTGCAGTACGGCACCTGCGCCCTGGTGCTGGCGGCCGTGATCCTCATCGTCGTCGCCAGAACGGCCGCGCTCACCTGAGCGCTCATCGTCCCCGGAGTGCTTGTCCACAGCTGTGGTTGTCCACAGCGGGTACCGGATCTTGTGCATTCTGTGGGAACAGCTGTGCCCCTTGTCGCTGAGCTGGGTTTTTCCAGCAGGGACAAGGGGCGTGCCGCTCCCCGATGGGGGAGACTGCAGTCACATCGGCGTCAACAGCCGGCAAGTTATCCACAGATCGTCTGACCTTTTCCCCTGCCTGTGGATAACGCTGTGGGTAACTCGGGGCAAGGGTTGCGGGACAGGGCCCCGCTGTGCAACTACGAGCGCTGCGGTGCTGCTTCCGCTGTGGGGGCTACTTCCACTGTGTGGAGACGCCGAAGCCGCCGGCGATGAAGCCGAAGCCGACGACGATGTTCCAGTTCCCCAGGTCCTTGATCGGCAGATCGCCGTCGGTCACGTAGAAGACGACGATCCAGGCCAGACCGATCAGGAAGAGCGCCAGCATCACGGGCGCCACCCAGCTGCGGCTGGTCAGCTTTATGTTGGTTGCCTGCTTCGCCGGAGGGGGCGTGAAGTCGGCCTTCTTGCGGATACGTGACTTCGGCACGAGGAACTCTCCTGTCGATGCGCTGCGTGACCGCGCAGGGAACTGTGGCTGGCGCCGGGGCGGAGCCCGAGGGGAATACTGCCTCCCTCAGGCGTCCGTTAGCGTAGTGCTTCCCTGGCGTCGAAGGAGATAAGGGTACGTTGAGCAATTCTGCCGACTCCCCCCAAGGGCCGGTCCGGCGCACCTTCCGGAACCCGGCCCGCGTGCTCACCGCTGCCGTCTTCGCCCTCGCCGGACTGATCTTCGTCACCAGCGCCAACACGGCCAAGGGCACCAACATCCGCACCGATTCCTCACTGCTGAAGCTCTCCGATCTCATCCAGCAGCGCAGCAACAAGAACGCCCAGCTGGACGAGACCACCGCGGCCGTGCGCGACGACATCGACGCCCTCGTCGGGCGGGACGACGGCAGCACCAAGGCGGAGGAAGCCCGGCTCAAGGAGCTGGAGCGGGCCGGGGGCACCACGAAGCTCACCGGCCGCTCGGTGTCCGTCACCCTCAACGACGCCCCGCCCAACGCCACCGCCAACCCCGGCTACCCCGACCCGCAACCCAATGACCTGGTCATCCACCAGCAGGACCTCCAGGCGGTCGTCAACGCTCTCTGGCAGGGCGGTGCCCGCGGCATCCAGGTCATGGACCAGCGGCTGATCTCCACCAGCGCGGTGCGCTGCGTCGGCAACACCCTGATCCTCCAGGGCCGGGTCTACTCACCGCCGTACAAGATCACCGCGGTCGGGGACCCGGGCAAGCTCAAGCAGGCGCTCAACGACTCCCCGGCGATCAGCAACTACCTGCTGTACGTGAAGGCGTACGGGCTCGGCTGGAAAGTCGACGAGCACGAGGCGGTGACTCTTCCCGGCTACTCGGGCACAGTGGACCTCCACTAT
Coding sequences within it:
- a CDS encoding serine/threonine-protein kinase, yielding MGEVFAGRYELIDPIGRGGVGAVWRAWDHRRRRYVAAKVLQQSDAHTLLRFVREQALRIEHPHVLAPASWAADDDKVLFTMDLVSGGSLAHVIGDYGPLPPRFVCTLLDQLLSGLSTVHAEGVVHRDIKPANILMEATGTGRPHLRLSDFGISMRKGEPRLTETNYVVGTPGYFAPEQMMGAEPDFPADLFAVGLVALYLLQGRKPDAQALVEHFALHGTPSAPEGIPEPLWQVLAGLLQPDPQARFRTATGARKALTAAVEMLAEPGAEDEPVEVFDQLGPLPAGFGPDGPAPAPVQQEQQAQQAQHAQAAQQPYAQPPVPMSETGSFHLPPPPQQPTPPPQQAHPVTPHTPLPAQAAPPYATPAPEPSQAPTAAVQHEPALTRAYTVGQPQAVAQAHPPAPAPAHTPQRRPGPSPKVAVPVLLVALLCFAVGIWALTQS
- a CDS encoding helix-turn-helix domain-containing protein, producing the protein MDAAQQEATARARELQRSWYGEPLGALFRRLIDDLGLNQARLAAVLGLSAPMLSQLMSGQRAKIGNPAVVQRVQALQELAGQVADGSVSAGEATDRMEEIKKSQGGSVLTSTGQTSQTGGAPTVRRVVREIQSLMRSVAAAGDIIDAADSLAPTHPELAEFLRVYGAGRTADAVAHYEGHQS
- a CDS encoding IS110 family transposase encodes the protein MFEIEDVGVFLGLDVGKSAHHGHGLTPAGKKVFDKPLPNSEPKLRAVFEKLTAKFGTVLVIVDQPASIGALPLTVARDAGCRVAYLPGLAMRRIADLYPGEAKTDAKDAAVIADAARTMPHTLRSLELTDEITAELTVLTGFDQDLAAEATRTSNRIRGLLTQFHPSLERVLGPRLDHQAVTWLLERYGSPAALRKAGRRRLVELIRPKAPRMATRLIDEVFDALDEQTVVVPGTGTLDIVIPSLAGQLTAVHTQRRAMEAQINSLLEAHPLSKVLTSMPGVGVRTAAVLLVTVGDGTSFPSAAHLASYAGLAPTTKSSGTSIHGEHAPRGGNRQLKRAMFLSAFACMNADPASRTYYDKQRARGKTHTQALLRLARQRISVLFAMLRDGTFYESRVPETATA
- a CDS encoding DUF5324 family protein, whose protein sequence is MTRIDSVRAATDSAKDSVQHAAEVVAPYADTAKDQAAHLAHEARTRLAPKVSKAAQQARVQYDAHLAPRIELALTHVPPKVDEVGRRAALRTRQAARTAADYTVPRVEHAMAVAQPVAEEATARSAAALAALRSQVTAEEIRQLARKHERRARAGRLFKGLVVAGLVAGGVYAVWRWWDKQANPDWLVEPPAATEVSDRAPLTSVDGSGPSSLDSEVRARQAEAEADGTDGSEGPDGTNPDDRH
- a CDS encoding peptidylprolyl isomerase, encoding MAEQLYATLKTNQGDIEVRLLPNHAPKTVKNFVELAKGEREWVHPETGQKSTDKLYDGTVFHRVISGFMIQGGDPLGNGTGGPGYEFADEFHPDLAFNKPYLLAMANAGPGTNGSQFFVTVSPTAWLTGKHTIFGEVTNDASKKVVDAIAATPTNARTDRPVQDVVIESVVIETR
- a CDS encoding rhomboid family intramembrane serine protease, whose protein sequence is MDQQPPGGGDQSAAADGSLSCYRHSGREANIRCTRCERPICPECMIDASVGFQCPDCVRHGSGTGHGPAAGRPRTVAGGGITADPRLVTKILLAINVAVYLAVLARGTALVDELMLLGRAPTHYGGPLEGVAAGEWYRLVTSMFLHQEVWHIAFNMLGLWWLGGPLEAALGRARYLTLYMVSGLAGSALTYWLSAPEQGSLGASGAIFGLLGATAVLMRRLNYDMRPVLALLAVNLVITFNPWGGIAWQAHVGGLVAGTLMAIGMVHAPRERRALVQYGTCALVLAAVILIVVARTAALT
- the crgA gene encoding cell division protein CrgA, with product MPKSRIRKKADFTPPPAKQATNIKLTSRSWVAPVMLALFLIGLAWIVVFYVTDGDLPIKDLGNWNIVVGFGFIAGGFGVSTQWK
- a CDS encoding DUF881 domain-containing protein: MSNSADSPQGPVRRTFRNPARVLTAAVFALAGLIFVTSANTAKGTNIRTDSSLLKLSDLIQQRSNKNAQLDETTAAVRDDIDALVGRDDGSTKAEEARLKELERAGGTTKLTGRSVSVTLNDAPPNATANPGYPDPQPNDLVIHQQDLQAVVNALWQGGARGIQVMDQRLISTSAVRCVGNTLILQGRVYSPPYKITAVGDPGKLKQALNDSPAISNYLLYVKAYGLGWKVDEHEAVTLPGYSGTVDLHYAEPVE